From Paenibacillus sp. V4I7, one genomic window encodes:
- the sda gene encoding sporulation histidine kinase inhibitor Sda: MISVRQISDETLIDSYYKALDLRLESDFVDLLLAEIQRRNLKLHVYIKDETPLN, from the coding sequence GTGATTTCAGTGAGACAAATTAGTGACGAAACATTGATCGACTCTTATTACAAAGCATTGGATTTGAGATTGGAATCAGATTTTGTTGACCTATTGCTCGCAGAAATACAGAGACGTAATTTAAAACTTCACGTCTATATCAAGGATGAAACCCCGTTAAACTAG
- a CDS encoding glycoside hydrolase family 73 protein has translation MAIRQEFIEMIAPIAVKLRLENSPIYPSVRIAQAIQETGGNLNAWNNLVGYKVGNGVLTPYWQGDRVSATTWEVIGGIRYDNVPGDFRAYPTLEAGFRDQDLLFGSPRYASVRMARSPGEQVKALQSSGYATDPSYASKLNTIIQTYALTHFDEEVIRMLEKLQEQIVVLQNRVSSLEEQAAMEVVPQWAKAAVEAAVKASLIDTPEKGSYDFYRLLTVLHRKGII, from the coding sequence ATGGCAATTAGACAGGAATTTATTGAGATGATTGCACCTATTGCAGTAAAGCTTCGATTAGAGAACTCACCGATCTATCCTTCCGTGAGAATCGCGCAAGCCATTCAGGAGACTGGGGGCAATTTGAACGCGTGGAACAATCTAGTCGGATATAAGGTTGGTAATGGGGTGTTGACGCCTTATTGGCAGGGAGATCGCGTTTCCGCAACGACATGGGAAGTCATTGGAGGTATACGTTATGATAACGTACCAGGAGATTTTCGCGCATATCCTACTCTTGAGGCAGGATTTCGTGATCAGGATTTACTTTTTGGATCCCCTCGTTATGCTAGTGTCAGAATGGCAAGAAGTCCTGGTGAGCAAGTGAAAGCATTACAAAGCAGTGGATATGCAACGGATCCCTCTTATGCTAGTAAACTGAATACGATTATTCAAACCTATGCTTTAACTCACTTTGATGAGGAGGTCATTCGTATGTTAGAGAAACTGCAGGAACAAATCGTAGTCTTACAAAATAGAGTTAGTTCCCTAGAGGAGCAAGCGGCAATGGAGGTCGTACCGCAATGGGCCAAAGCTGCTGTAGAAGCTGCGGTAAAAGCCTCATTAATCGATACTCCGGAGAAAGGAAGCTATGATTTCTATCGATTATTAACGGTTCTTCATCGCAAAGGGATCATCTAA
- the erpA gene encoding iron-sulfur cluster insertion protein ErpA, with product MINISESASDKIKELLSSEESPNLFLRLGVKAGGCSGFSYGMGFDDEQKDDDKVFTIHGLKVVVDEDSSKYLYGVEIDYTDAGMGGGFSINNPNAVASCGCGSSFKVKDEEGAPEKCDDKVEA from the coding sequence ATGATTAACATTAGTGAATCAGCGTCTGATAAGATTAAAGAGCTTCTATCTTCTGAAGAATCACCGAACCTGTTCTTGCGTCTAGGTGTCAAGGCTGGAGGCTGCAGCGGTTTCTCTTACGGCATGGGCTTCGATGATGAGCAGAAAGACGACGATAAAGTATTCACCATTCATGGCCTCAAGGTCGTTGTGGACGAAGATAGCTCCAAATATTTATACGGTGTTGAAATTGACTACACGGACGCAGGCATGGGCGGCGGGTTCTCCATCAACAACCCAAATGCCGTAGCATCGTGTGGTTGTGGCTCTTCCTTCAAAGTGAAGGATGAAGAAGGCGCACCTGAGAAGTGTGACGATAAAGTCGAGGCTTAA
- a CDS encoding aspartyl-phosphate phosphatase Spo0E family protein — MIPVFVTEPQERLNIEIEQLRGQMVSLGTAYGFLHPEVQQCSRELDQLLLQYYAIRRNRKVYG, encoded by the coding sequence GTGATACCAGTATTCGTGACCGAACCACAGGAACGATTAAATATAGAAATAGAACAGCTTCGAGGCCAAATGGTTTCCTTAGGTACCGCATACGGCTTCCTTCATCCTGAAGTGCAGCAATGCAGTCGAGAGCTCGATCAATTGCTGTTGCAATATTACGCGATACGACGTAACCGTAAAGTTTATGGCTGA
- the mqnE gene encoding aminofutalosine synthase MqnE: MSVVTTDPVKRMAEIADKVENGQRLSMEDGLFLYESDDLLTIGQLANKVNTRMNGNKVYFVQNMSLYFTNVCEEHCAFCHFRRDEGEEGSYTLTPSQMLDYVAEHFTPEIKEFHISQGHNPHLPFEYYVDCIRQLKQAYPDVTIKAHTAAEIEFFSRISGLSFRDVLKTLMDAGLSTLPGGGAEILTERYRTKMKVEKASSEEWIDVHRNAHMLGMKTHATMLYGSIETKEERIRHMLLLRELQDETGGFLVFIPNSIQPASKNAGLKHRVAAWDELKTIAISRLMLDNFPHIKAYFINIGTKLTQLSFTFGASDAHGTIVKEKISHAAGALSPEGLTRDELVYLIKGAGRVPVERDTFYNEIRVY, encoded by the coding sequence ATGAGTGTTGTGACTACAGACCCGGTCAAACGGATGGCCGAAATTGCTGACAAAGTTGAGAACGGTCAACGTCTATCTATGGAAGATGGGCTATTTTTGTATGAATCAGACGATTTGCTAACCATCGGTCAATTAGCAAACAAAGTAAATACGCGAATGAACGGAAACAAGGTTTATTTTGTCCAAAATATGAGTTTGTATTTTACGAATGTGTGCGAGGAGCATTGTGCTTTTTGTCATTTCCGCCGCGACGAAGGTGAAGAAGGCTCATACACACTTACACCTAGTCAAATGTTAGATTATGTCGCTGAACATTTTACTCCCGAAATTAAAGAATTCCATATTAGCCAAGGGCATAACCCGCATTTGCCTTTTGAATATTACGTGGACTGTATCCGCCAACTGAAGCAAGCTTACCCTGACGTTACGATTAAAGCACATACAGCGGCTGAAATTGAATTTTTCTCGCGTATCAGTGGTCTCAGCTTCCGGGATGTCCTCAAAACGCTAATGGATGCAGGTTTATCCACTCTTCCAGGCGGAGGAGCCGAAATTCTGACTGAGCGCTACCGGACTAAAATGAAAGTAGAAAAAGCGTCCTCGGAGGAATGGATTGACGTACATCGTAACGCTCATATGCTCGGAATGAAAACTCATGCAACGATGCTGTATGGCTCCATTGAAACCAAAGAGGAACGCATTCGTCATATGTTGCTGCTTCGTGAGCTTCAAGATGAAACAGGCGGCTTCTTAGTATTCATTCCTAATTCCATTCAACCAGCAAGCAAAAACGCAGGACTCAAACATCGAGTAGCAGCTTGGGATGAATTGAAAACCATTGCGATTAGCCGTTTGATGCTGGATAATTTCCCACATATTAAGGCTTATTTCATCAACATTGGTACGAAATTGACCCAGCTATCCTTCACTTTCGGTGCTTCGGACGCACATGGTACGATCGTGAAAGAGAAGATTTCCCATGCTGCTGGTGCATTGTCACCAGAAGGCCTTACACGTGATGAGCTTGTTTATCTCATTAAAGGCGCAGGACGCGTTCCTGTTGAACGTGACACCTTTTATAATGAAATCAGAGTATATTAG
- a CDS encoding NAD(P)/FAD-dependent oxidoreductase: MKKFVILGGGYGGLTIALNMLEKDLPEDTLLVLIDRSPFQGLKTEYYALASGTIAETHIRVAYPNDPRLLLTFGEVSSVDLNNKQILFADQEPLSYDWLVIGLGCVDSYHGIVGAKEYSSSIQTLCQTRATYQRINDIAPYGQVSIIGGGLSGVEMAAELRESRADLNIRLIDRGPSLLSAFPSNLQQYVREWMTEHHIELRPKVTLVRLDGGDLYNQDEIIKTDATIWTAGIQPNPIVEALNVPKDHQGRILLNEYHQIPDYQEVFVVGDCASLPFSPSAQAAQAQGKQIAEAMLTIWKGDTPRLGKIKLRGTLGSLGKKAGFGIMGKRTLMTGKIARILKSGVLWKSKRHFG, translated from the coding sequence ATGAAAAAGTTTGTGATTCTCGGAGGAGGTTATGGCGGTTTGACCATAGCCTTAAACATGCTGGAGAAGGATTTACCAGAAGATACATTACTAGTACTGATTGACCGAAGCCCTTTTCAAGGATTAAAAACAGAATATTATGCACTGGCTTCAGGTACGATTGCTGAAACACATATTCGTGTTGCCTATCCGAATGACCCTCGGTTGCTTCTAACATTCGGGGAGGTTTCTAGCGTCGATTTGAACAACAAGCAAATTCTTTTTGCAGACCAAGAACCGCTATCGTATGACTGGTTAGTTATCGGTCTGGGCTGTGTGGATAGTTATCACGGAATAGTCGGTGCTAAAGAGTACTCTTCCAGCATCCAGACTCTTTGCCAAACACGTGCCACTTACCAGCGTATTAACGATATTGCGCCATACGGACAAGTCTCCATTATTGGAGGAGGTCTAAGCGGTGTTGAGATGGCAGCGGAGCTTCGTGAAAGCCGGGCTGATTTGAACATTCGATTAATTGATCGAGGTCCAAGCTTACTTTCGGCTTTCCCAAGCAATCTGCAGCAGTACGTCCGGGAATGGATGACGGAACATCATATTGAGCTCCGTCCGAAGGTAACGTTAGTCCGACTAGATGGTGGAGATTTGTATAACCAGGATGAAATTATTAAAACCGATGCTACGATCTGGACAGCAGGCATACAGCCCAATCCAATCGTAGAGGCTTTGAATGTGCCCAAAGACCACCAAGGCCGGATCCTGCTTAACGAGTATCATCAAATTCCAGATTACCAAGAAGTGTTCGTCGTAGGCGACTGCGCTTCCCTGCCGTTCTCTCCAAGTGCGCAAGCGGCGCAAGCGCAAGGCAAGCAGATTGCCGAAGCCATGCTGACGATTTGGAAAGGTGATACGCCTCGACTTGGTAAAATTAAACTCCGAGGTACGCTGGGTTCACTTGGTAAAA